The Desulfovibrio fairfieldensis sequence TGCCGCTCTGCTGGGCCTGCTTCTCATGTGGCTGGCCATCGGCCTTTCCTATTACCTGCTGGCGCTTTCCACCACCGGCCTGCCCGTGGGCGTGGCCTTTGCCTTCTGGGAAGGCCTGGGCCTGACCCTGATCACTCTTTCCAGCGTGCTGATCCTGAACGAGGCGCTGACCTTCAAACGCGTTCTGGGCCTGATCTGCGTGCTGGCCGGGGCCCTGCTGGTGCACCACGGCACGGGCCACGGCGAAAGCCGGAAGCCGCGCCCGCATGACGCCGGGCGCAGTTCTTCCCCCGACGCTGAAAGCACGGACGCCGCGCCGGGCGCAGGGAGGCCGTGATGCACGCCCCTGCCGCCTTTTTCAATTTTTCCGTGCTGCTGGTCATCCTGGCCGCTGTTCTGGACATTCTGGCCAACCTGCTGTTGGCGCGCTCCCAGGGATTCCACCGCCGCTGGATAGGCTTCACGGCCCTGGCTCTGGTGGGCCTGGCTTTCTACTGCCTCTCCCTGGCGGTCAAGAACATGGATCTGGCCGTGGCCTACGCCATGTGGGGCAGCTTTGGCATTCTGGGCACCTCGCTTGGCGGCTGGCTCTTCTTCAAACAGCGCCTCAAGCCCTGCGCCTTCGCTGGTATGGGCCTGCTTATCGCGGGCATGCTGCTCCTGCATCTGGGGTAAACAGCCCGCAGAACTTCAGACAAGGAGGGACCATGCTCAGCATGCCGGAGCATATGGGCCTGATGATGACCTTCGGGGAATATGAGCCCAGACACGGCTTTGCGATCTGGTGTCTCGGCTTTGCCCTGACTTTGTCTGAGCCGGCGGCGAAAAACGCTTTTGCTGACTTTTTTCGGCGTCTGCGGATTTATTCTGCTTGTGCTTCTTTTGGGCATTGTTGGCGGCGGCGTTATTCTTTTTGACTTTGAGACAAGCCTGGGCAGAGCGGCTTGCTTCACGGCAATTTTCTTTTTGAGCGTATGGGCCTTCGGCAGAGCCTGGGCGCGAGAAAGCAAAATTCCTCCCGGCGACAGCCTGCCCTTGTGAGGGAAAACGCTTCTCCTGCTTTCGGCCCCAGGCTGTTTCGTGTGGGGGGCAGGCATCTATGCCGCCGGACATGTCCCCCTGGCAAATGCCTGTTACAATGCCGTTATCGCCAACGATATGAAACAACTGCGCCAATGTGTTGCCCTGCGTGCCGCCATCAGGCGGCACCCGGACTACAAGGGGGACTACAGCGTCAGGGCTTTTATGCCGGATACCTATGCCGCTTTTCATGAAATTGTGGCCGAAGACCGGGAACTGACGCCCCTGCGTCTGGAAATACTGCTTCTTTTGCTGCCGGAATTTGCCACTTCCTTTCATGGGGGGCATGTGCACCGTTTTTTCAGCCTGCCACCGTCGCCCTTGCGCCAACGTCTCCTTGCCGCCATCCTTGAACAGAATT is a genomic window containing:
- a CDS encoding SMR family transporter, whose product is MHAPAAFFNFSVLLVILAAVLDILANLLLARSQGFHRRWIGFTALALVGLAFYCLSLAVKNMDLAVAYAMWGSFGILGTSLGGWLFFKQRLKPCAFAGMGLLIAGMLLLHLG
- a CDS encoding DMT family transporter → MLTTKPFHWYCLLGAIALEVGGTTVMKLAQGWTFAHAALLGLLLMWLAIGLSYYLLALSTTGLPVGVAFAFWEGLGLTLITLSSVLILNEALTFKRVLGLICVLAGALLVHHGTGHGESRKPRPHDAGRSSSPDAESTDAAPGAGRP